One window of the Archangium primigenium genome contains the following:
- a CDS encoding OmpA family protein, whose protein sequence is MGWVLATSGLWAVPSARAEERTPEGRLEAGLFGGVHFFSRNGELGVADYPGLVPSLRHSGLVGARLGYELRSRLWVEGELAAIPTSDTFAGTPVFVLGWRAHGLFHFWNPGRWRPFVLAGLGAHSSFTGRTGVDQVGNDSDFAFHWGLGLKYDLAPRLSLRADARHLLPPSRQGMGVTNDFELHAGLSYRFGGAASVQSPPAGPRDTDGDGITDDTDKCPLEAEDKDGFQDEDGCPDPDNDQDGVPDAVDQCVNQAETVNQVDDADGCPETDEDGDGVLGSQDKCPLEAEDKDGFQDEDGCPDPDNDQDGVPDAADQCPTEQETRNGFQDGDGCPDELPKGVQRFTGVISGIQFKAASDTIQASSHALLNEAVTVLKEHPDVRLEISGHTSADGDAQLNQDLSQRRAEAVKQYLRARGIEASRLSAQGFGSSRPLAPNDTAAGREKNRRIEFRLLQDNPAAGNTSPKEE, encoded by the coding sequence GTGGGGTGGGTGTTGGCCACCTCGGGCCTGTGGGCGGTGCCCTCCGCGCGGGCCGAGGAGCGCACGCCGGAGGGCCGCCTGGAGGCGGGCCTCTTCGGGGGCGTGCATTTCTTCTCCAGGAATGGAGAGCTGGGCGTGGCGGACTATCCGGGCCTGGTTCCCTCGCTCCGCCACTCCGGTCTGGTGGGAGCACGGCTGGGGTATGAGCTGCGCTCCCGCCTGTGGGTGGAGGGCGAGTTGGCCGCCATTCCCACCTCGGACACCTTCGCGGGCACGCCCGTCTTCGTGCTGGGGTGGCGCGCCCACGGCCTGTTCCACTTCTGGAACCCGGGGCGCTGGCGGCCCTTCGTGCTCGCGGGCCTGGGCGCCCACAGCTCGTTCACGGGCCGCACCGGCGTGGATCAGGTGGGGAATGACTCGGACTTCGCCTTTCACTGGGGCCTGGGGCTCAAGTACGACCTGGCGCCGCGGCTGTCCCTGCGGGCGGATGCGCGCCACCTGCTCCCTCCCTCCCGCCAGGGCATGGGCGTCACGAATGACTTCGAGTTGCACGCGGGCCTTTCCTACCGTTTCGGTGGAGCGGCCTCCGTCCAGTCGCCACCTGCCGGACCCCGGGACACGGATGGGGATGGCATCACGGACGACACGGACAAATGCCCCCTGGAGGCCGAGGACAAGGACGGCTTCCAGGACGAGGACGGCTGCCCGGATCCCGACAACGACCAGGACGGCGTGCCCGACGCGGTCGACCAGTGCGTGAACCAGGCCGAGACGGTCAATCAGGTGGACGACGCGGACGGTTGCCCCGAGACGGACGAGGACGGAGATGGCGTCCTGGGTTCCCAGGACAAGTGCCCCCTGGAGGCGGAGGACAAGGACGGCTTCCAGGACGAGGACGGCTGCCCGGACCCCGACAACGACCAGGACGGCGTGCCCGACGCGGCCGACCAGTGCCCGACCGAGCAGGAGACACGCAATGGCTTCCAAGACGGGGATGGATGCCCGGATGAGCTGCCAAAGGGCGTGCAGCGCTTCACGGGTGTCATCAGCGGCATCCAGTTCAAGGCGGCCTCGGACACCATCCAGGCCAGCTCACACGCGCTGTTGAACGAGGCGGTGACGGTCCTCAAGGAGCACCCGGACGTGCGGCTGGAGATCTCCGGACACACCTCGGCGGACGGAGACGCGCAGCTCAACCAGGACCTGTCGCAGCGGCGGGCCGAGGCGGTGAAGCAATACCTGCGGGCCAGGGGAATCGAGGCGAGCAGGTTGTCGGCCCAGGGCTTCGGTTCCTCCCGTCCGCTGGCGCCGAACGACACGGCGGCGGGGCGCGAGAAGAACCGGCGCATCGAGTTCCGACTCCTCCAGGACAATCCCGCGGCGGGGAATACCTCCCCCAAGGAAGAATAG